A region of Deinococcus rubellus DNA encodes the following proteins:
- a CDS encoding alpha/beta hydrolase family protein, with product MNPASPDSLFGLEFPSDPQLSPDGQSVAYVLGRVEEDNLAKVDAAWPKPRYRSQIVLADATGPRLLTAGTGRDTAPRWSPDGQSLAFVSDRAGKPQLYHIPVNGGEARALSTAAQFPQGVSAAQWSPDGCFLAFLAPEGEADPGSERGAARVVTRLKYRANGADFLPDVPTVLWRCDVASGEITPWLRPPQPITEFAWWPDSRGVLYVSSLDEVAGALWQQEAYDLRLGGSASQLTDWAAPISQLAPHPDGVRFAAQSRRHTERNDTDPHLYLFGKGAEVHRLDTHDFPAGSSVSGDLHVGAFPNRPCWLSSTRLAFLATVGGASGVFVADLDGTVEPHTFDPARVVAAFGANAQGAAWLSESAAKVPQVMLNGVQVSECPAPDFVLSPPERLTFQNELGEGEGWVLRPASSEPSPPALLSIHGGPHATYGHGFMHEFQLLAARGYAVCYSNPRGSVGYGQAWSSDIFGRWGSVDVEDLLNFFDICLDRLPLDRNRIGVMGGSYGGYMTNWLTSHTNRFQVAVTDRSICNLISFGGTSDIGMRFWDDELGGNFHRSADLDKLWAMSPLRYVENVKTPTLIVHSVLDHRCPIEQAEQWFVALKLHGTPVRFVRFPDEDHELSRAGRPDRRAARLNEYLDWLDGVLLPSGEKVSDQMQEQLGQG from the coding sequence ATGAATCCTGCCTCACCCGACAGTCTTTTCGGCCTTGAGTTTCCCTCCGATCCGCAGCTCTCGCCGGACGGGCAGTCGGTGGCCTACGTGTTGGGCCGGGTGGAGGAGGACAACTTGGCGAAGGTGGACGCTGCCTGGCCCAAGCCCCGTTACCGCAGCCAGATCGTGCTGGCGGACGCGACCGGGCCGCGTCTGCTGACTGCCGGAACGGGCCGTGACACTGCACCGCGCTGGTCACCGGACGGCCAGTCGCTGGCTTTTGTCTCGGACCGGGCCGGGAAGCCGCAGCTTTACCACATCCCCGTGAACGGCGGCGAGGCCCGTGCCCTGAGCACGGCGGCGCAGTTCCCGCAGGGCGTTTCGGCGGCGCAGTGGAGTCCCGACGGGTGCTTCCTGGCATTTCTGGCTCCCGAGGGCGAGGCTGACCCCGGTTCTGAGCGTGGAGCCGCCCGCGTCGTGACCCGGCTGAAGTACCGCGCCAACGGGGCCGATTTTCTGCCGGACGTGCCCACCGTGCTGTGGCGCTGCGACGTGGCCAGCGGCGAGATCACGCCCTGGCTGAGGCCGCCGCAGCCGATCACCGAGTTTGCCTGGTGGCCCGACTCGCGCGGCGTGCTGTATGTCAGTAGCCTTGACGAGGTGGCGGGCGCGCTGTGGCAGCAGGAGGCCTATGACCTGCGGCTGGGCGGCTCAGCGAGCCAGCTCACCGATTGGGCCGCGCCGATCTCGCAGCTCGCCCCGCACCCGGACGGGGTGCGCTTCGCCGCCCAGTCCCGCAGACACACCGAGCGCAACGACACCGATCCGCACCTGTATCTGTTCGGCAAGGGGGCAGAGGTTCATCGCCTGGATACCCACGACTTCCCGGCGGGAAGCAGCGTGTCGGGCGATCTACATGTGGGAGCCTTTCCGAACCGGCCCTGCTGGCTCAGCAGCACCCGGCTGGCCTTCCTGGCGACGGTGGGCGGCGCGAGCGGGGTGTTCGTGGCCGACCTTGACGGGACGGTAGAGCCGCACACCTTCGACCCGGCCCGCGTGGTGGCCGCCTTCGGCGCGAATGCCCAGGGGGCCGCCTGGCTGTCCGAGAGTGCCGCCAAGGTACCGCAGGTGATGCTCAACGGCGTTCAGGTGAGCGAGTGCCCCGCGCCCGACTTCGTCCTCAGCCCGCCGGAGCGCCTTACCTTCCAGAACGAACTCGGCGAGGGCGAGGGCTGGGTGCTGCGGCCCGCCAGTTCGGAGCCCTCGCCGCCCGCCCTGCTGAGCATTCACGGCGGCCCGCACGCCACCTATGGGCACGGTTTCATGCACGAGTTCCAGCTCCTCGCGGCACGGGGCTACGCCGTCTGTTACAGCAACCCGCGCGGCTCGGTGGGCTACGGTCAGGCCTGGTCGTCCGACATCTTCGGGCGCTGGGGCAGCGTGGACGTCGAGGACCTGCTCAACTTCTTCGACATTTGCCTGGACCGCCTGCCGCTCGACCGCAACCGCATCGGAGTGATGGGCGGCAGCTACGGCGGCTACATGACCAACTGGCTCACCTCGCACACGAACCGCTTTCAGGTGGCCGTCACCGACCGAAGCATCTGTAACCTGATCTCGTTCGGCGGCACCTCCGACATCGGCATGCGTTTCTGGGACGACGAACTCGGCGGCAACTTCCACCGCAGCGCCGACCTGGACAAATTGTGGGCCATGAGTCCACTGAGGTACGTGGAGAACGTCAAGACGCCGACCCTGATCGTGCACAGCGTCCTCGACCACCGCTGCCCCATCGAGCAGGCCGAGCAGTGGTTCGTGGCCCTCAAACTGCACGGCACCCCGGTGCGCTTCGTGCGCTTCCCCGACGAGGACCACGAACTCAGCCGCGCTGGACGCCCGGACCGCCGGGCCGCCCGGCTGAATGAGTACCTGGACTGGTTGGATGGGGTTTTGCTGCCGTCCGGTGAGAAGGTGAGCGACCAGATGCAGGAGCAGCTCGGCCAGGGCTGA
- a CDS encoding transposase family protein: MMEPLEQLDDPHGPRGVRHRLADITVISVLVIICGTKTYLLMHTFGINRLGWLRRAFPPKHGIPSQDTFERIFVILSPAAWQRIFLDWPAPLPLLALYTVGVYSVQHNAGGCPGES, translated from the coding sequence ATGATGGAGCCTCTCGAGCAGTTGGACGACCCACACGGTCCACGCGGGGTCCGACATCGGCTGGCGGACATCACCGTGATCAGCGTGCTGGTCATTATCTGTGGGACGAAGACGTACTTGCTGATGCACACCTTTGGGATTAACCGGCTCGGGTGGCTCCGAAGGGCTTTTCCGCCCAAGCACGGCATTCCCAGCCAGGACACCTTCGAACGGATTTTTGTGATTCTGAGTCCTGCCGCCTGGCAACGGATCTTCCTCGACTGGCCTGCACCATTGCCCTTGCTGGCGCTCTATACCGTGGGAGTGTACAGCGTGCAGCACAACGCTGGCGGGTGTCCCGGAGAAAGCTAA